Proteins encoded in a region of the Ziziphus jujuba cultivar Dongzao chromosome 3, ASM3175591v1 genome:
- the LOC107422493 gene encoding ER lumen protein-retaining receptor isoform X1, translated as MNIFRLAGDMTHLASVLVLLLKIHTIKSCAGISLKTQELYAIVFAARYLDIFTNFVSLYNTVMKLIFLGSSFSIVWYIRHHRIVRRSYNKDEDTFRHLFLMLPCLLLALVINEKFTFKEIMWTFSIFLEAVAILPQLVLLQRTRNIDNLTGQYVFLLGAYRALYILNWIYRYFTEQHYVHWITWIAGLIQTLLYADFFYYYFQSWKNNAKLELPA; from the exons ATGAATATATTTAGATTAGCAGGGGACATGACCCATTTAGCAAGTGTCCTGGTTTTGCTGCTCAAGATCCACACCATCAAATCCTGTGCCG GCATTTCTCTGAAGACTCAAGAACTGTATGCTATTGTCTTTGCCGCCCGCTATCTGGATATATTTACAAATTTCGTATCACTCTATAATACGGTAATGAAGTTGATATTTTTGGGAAGCTCCTTCTCCATTGTTTGGTACATAAGGCATCACAGGATAGTTCGTAGATCTTATAATAAGGATGAAGACACCTTTCGCCATCTTTTTCTGATGCTACCGTGCCTGCTTTTGGCCCTAGTTATAAATGAGAAGTTCACTTTTAAAGAG ATAATGTGGACATTTTCAATATTCTTGGAAGCTGTTGCCATACTTCCCCAGCTGGTCCTTTTGCAAAGGACAAGAAATATTGACAATTTGACAGGGCAATACGTATTCCTCCTTGG GGCATATCGAGCACTCTACATATTAAACTGGATTTATCGCTATTTTACCGAGCAACACTATGTCCACTGGATAA CTTGGATAGCGGGGCTTATCCAGACCTTGCTATACGCTGATTTCTTCTACTATTATTTCCAGAG CTGGAAGAACAACGCTAAGCTCGAGCTACCAGCTTGA
- the LOC107422493 gene encoding ER lumen protein-retaining receptor isoform X2 — MALFSGISLKTQELYAIVFAARYLDIFTNFVSLYNTVMKLIFLGSSFSIVWYIRHHRIVRRSYNKDEDTFRHLFLMLPCLLLALVINEKFTFKEIMWTFSIFLEAVAILPQLVLLQRTRNIDNLTGQYVFLLGAYRALYILNWIYRYFTEQHYVHWITWIAGLIQTLLYADFFYYYFQSWKNNAKLELPA; from the exons ATGGCTCTGTTTTCTG GCATTTCTCTGAAGACTCAAGAACTGTATGCTATTGTCTTTGCCGCCCGCTATCTGGATATATTTACAAATTTCGTATCACTCTATAATACGGTAATGAAGTTGATATTTTTGGGAAGCTCCTTCTCCATTGTTTGGTACATAAGGCATCACAGGATAGTTCGTAGATCTTATAATAAGGATGAAGACACCTTTCGCCATCTTTTTCTGATGCTACCGTGCCTGCTTTTGGCCCTAGTTATAAATGAGAAGTTCACTTTTAAAGAG ATAATGTGGACATTTTCAATATTCTTGGAAGCTGTTGCCATACTTCCCCAGCTGGTCCTTTTGCAAAGGACAAGAAATATTGACAATTTGACAGGGCAATACGTATTCCTCCTTGG GGCATATCGAGCACTCTACATATTAAACTGGATTTATCGCTATTTTACCGAGCAACACTATGTCCACTGGATAA CTTGGATAGCGGGGCTTATCCAGACCTTGCTATACGCTGATTTCTTCTACTATTATTTCCAGAG CTGGAAGAACAACGCTAAGCTCGAGCTACCAGCTTGA
- the LOC107422503 gene encoding purple acid phosphatase 15 isoform X2, whose product MWCAGVVLMHERKSFFEMGLVSIYIIELVLLLITLISFKLVHGGIPTTLDGPFKPVTVPLDESFRGNATDLPDADPRVQKPVDDSQPEQISVSLSATYGSVWISWITGQFQIGDNINPLDPSSIQSVVFYGVYGNPLTLQATGHSLVYNQLYPFEGLQNYTSGIIHHVRLTGLKPNTLYQYQCGDPSIPAMSKLYYFKTMPVSGPKSYPSRIAVVGDLGLTYNTTSTIDHMISNHPDLVLLVGDICYADLYLTNGTGSNCYSCTFSQTPIHETYQPRWDYWGRYMQPLVSKVPIMAIEGNHEIEPQAENQTFVAYSSRFAFPSKKSRSSSTFYYSFNAGGIHFIMLGAYIAYSKTSDQHKWLERDLANVNREVTPWLVATWHPPWYSTYKAHYREAECMRVAMEDLLYKYRVDIVFNGHASSCL is encoded by the exons ATGTGGTGTGCTGGTGTTGTGCTTATGCATGAAAGGAAGTCTTTTTTTGAAATGGGTTTGGTGTCAATCTACATAATTGAACTTGTTCTGTTGCTAATTACACTGATAAGCTTCAAACTTGTTCATGGAGGAATTCCTACCACTCTTGATGGACCCTTTAAGCCTGTGACTGTCCCTCTTGATGAGAGCTTCCGAGGCAATGCCACTGACTTGCCAGATGCCGATCCTCGGGTTCAAAAACCGGTTGATGATAGCCAGCCTGAGCAAATCTCTGTCTCTCTTTCTGCAACATATGGTTCTGTATGGATATCTTGGATTACAG GGCAATTTCAAATTGGTGACAATATAAATCCATTGGATCCTAGTTCTATACAGAGTGTTGTTTTTTATGGAGTTTATGGAAATCCACTCACTCTCCAAGCAACTGGACATTCTCTTGTTTACAATCAGCTTTACCCTTTTGAAGGCCTTCAAAACTACACTTCCGGAATTATACACCATGTTCGTCTCACCG GATTGAAACCCAACACACTATATCAGTACCAATGTGGAGATCCATCTATACCAGCAATGAGCAAGCTATACTATTTCAAGACAATGCCGGTTTCAGGGCCAAAGAGTTATCCAAGCAGAATAGCAGTGGTTGGTGATCTGGGTCTTACATACAATACAACTTCAACCATTGATCACATGATAAGCAACCATCCTGATCTTGTCCTTCTGGTTGGTGATATCTGTTATGCAGACCTCTATCTCACAAATGGAACCGGCTCTAACTGCTATTCTTGCACGTTTTCACAAACACCTATTCACGAAACTTATCAGCCTCGCTGGGATTATTGGGGAAG GTACATGCAGCCATTAGTTTCCAAAGTTCCAATCATGGCGATAGAAGGGAACCATGAAATTGAACCACAGGCGGAAAACCAAACATTTGTTGCTTACAGTTCTCGATTTGCATTCCCCTCGAAAAAGAGTAGATCATCATCAACATTCTACTACTCTTTCAATGCAGGAGGCATTCATTTCATAATGCTTGGTGCATACATAGCCTATAGCAAAACAT CCGACCAGCACAAGTGGCTGGAGAGAGACTTGGCTAACGTCAACAGAGAAGTGACTCCATGGTTGGTAGCTACATGGCACCCTCCTTGGTACAGCACCTATAAAGCACATTACAGAGAAGCAGAGTGCATGAGAGTGGCCATGGAAGATTTACTGTACAAGTACCGCGTAGACATTGTCTTCAATGGACATGCAA GTTCATGCCTATGA
- the LOC107422503 gene encoding purple acid phosphatase 15 isoform X1, with product MWCAGVVLMHERKSFFEMGLVSIYIIELVLLLITLISFKLVHGGIPTTLDGPFKPVTVPLDESFRGNATDLPDADPRVQKPVDDSQPEQISVSLSATYGSVWISWITGQFQIGDNINPLDPSSIQSVVFYGVYGNPLTLQATGHSLVYNQLYPFEGLQNYTSGIIHHVRLTGLKPNTLYQYQCGDPSIPAMSKLYYFKTMPVSGPKSYPSRIAVVGDLGLTYNTTSTIDHMISNHPDLVLLVGDICYADLYLTNGTGSNCYSCTFSQTPIHETYQPRWDYWGRYMQPLVSKVPIMAIEGNHEIEPQAENQTFVAYSSRFAFPSKKSRSSSTFYYSFNAGGIHFIMLGAYIAYSKTSDQHKWLERDLANVNREVTPWLVATWHPPWYSTYKAHYREAECMRVAMEDLLYKYRVDIVFNGHVHAYERSNRVFNYTLDPCGPLHIVVGDGGNREEIAIEHADDPGNCPEPSSTPDSYMGGFCAFNFTSGPAVGKFCWDQQPEYSALRESSFGHGILEMKNETHALWTWHRNKDLYKVAGDQIYIVRQPEKCPVEAEVTF from the exons ATGTGGTGTGCTGGTGTTGTGCTTATGCATGAAAGGAAGTCTTTTTTTGAAATGGGTTTGGTGTCAATCTACATAATTGAACTTGTTCTGTTGCTAATTACACTGATAAGCTTCAAACTTGTTCATGGAGGAATTCCTACCACTCTTGATGGACCCTTTAAGCCTGTGACTGTCCCTCTTGATGAGAGCTTCCGAGGCAATGCCACTGACTTGCCAGATGCCGATCCTCGGGTTCAAAAACCGGTTGATGATAGCCAGCCTGAGCAAATCTCTGTCTCTCTTTCTGCAACATATGGTTCTGTATGGATATCTTGGATTACAG GGCAATTTCAAATTGGTGACAATATAAATCCATTGGATCCTAGTTCTATACAGAGTGTTGTTTTTTATGGAGTTTATGGAAATCCACTCACTCTCCAAGCAACTGGACATTCTCTTGTTTACAATCAGCTTTACCCTTTTGAAGGCCTTCAAAACTACACTTCCGGAATTATACACCATGTTCGTCTCACCG GATTGAAACCCAACACACTATATCAGTACCAATGTGGAGATCCATCTATACCAGCAATGAGCAAGCTATACTATTTCAAGACAATGCCGGTTTCAGGGCCAAAGAGTTATCCAAGCAGAATAGCAGTGGTTGGTGATCTGGGTCTTACATACAATACAACTTCAACCATTGATCACATGATAAGCAACCATCCTGATCTTGTCCTTCTGGTTGGTGATATCTGTTATGCAGACCTCTATCTCACAAATGGAACCGGCTCTAACTGCTATTCTTGCACGTTTTCACAAACACCTATTCACGAAACTTATCAGCCTCGCTGGGATTATTGGGGAAG GTACATGCAGCCATTAGTTTCCAAAGTTCCAATCATGGCGATAGAAGGGAACCATGAAATTGAACCACAGGCGGAAAACCAAACATTTGTTGCTTACAGTTCTCGATTTGCATTCCCCTCGAAAAAGAGTAGATCATCATCAACATTCTACTACTCTTTCAATGCAGGAGGCATTCATTTCATAATGCTTGGTGCATACATAGCCTATAGCAAAACAT CCGACCAGCACAAGTGGCTGGAGAGAGACTTGGCTAACGTCAACAGAGAAGTGACTCCATGGTTGGTAGCTACATGGCACCCTCCTTGGTACAGCACCTATAAAGCACATTACAGAGAAGCAGAGTGCATGAGAGTGGCCATGGAAGATTTACTGTACAAGTACCGCGTAGACATTGTCTTCAATGGACAT GTTCATGCCTATGAAAGGTCAAATAGAGTGTTTAACTACACTTTGGATCCTTGTGGCCCACTTCATATTGTTGTTGGAGATGGCGGAAACCGGGAAGAGATAGCAATTGAACATGCTGATGATCCTGGAAACTGTCCAGAACCATCATCAACACCAGATAGTTATATGGGTGGCTTCTGTGCCTTTAATTTTACATCAGGCCCTGCTGTAGGAAAATTCTGTTGGGACCAGCAGCCTGAGTATAGTGCATTGAGAGAAAGCAGCTTTGGCCATGGGATTCTAGAG ATGAAAAATGAGACCCATGCTCTATGGACTTGGCATCGCAATAAAGACTTATACAAAGTAGCTGGAGATCAAATTTACATTGTTAGACAGCCTGAAAAGTGTCCAGTTGAGGCAGAGGTAACATTTTAG
- the LOC107422499 gene encoding PLASMODESMATA CALLOSE-BINDING PROTEIN 3: MLSLSQLHSFTLSLSLSLSLSLLLYQLSVRADIHYSIRLVAFLFLSSMAASISELLTVFINMLLILNAIVVDGATATWCVARSDASAQALQTALDYACSTGADCTPLQSDGLCFLPNTIQAHASYAFNSYYQRKSMAPGSCDFSGTATVAQTDPSYGSCMYPSSSSNAGGTTPTTGANNPNSPVIPTTTTTPTTTPFIGNGGAGGFTPGMTPNIPDTDNSKASGDLMSPRNLMTISFLLVISITILKPMYVFFC; the protein is encoded by the exons ATGTTATCTCTGTCCCAACTTCACtcttttactctctctctctctctctctctctctctctctctcctcctttacCAACTCAGTGTTAGAGCTGATATTCACTACTCTATAAGGCTTgtagcttttcttttcttgtcctccatGGCAGCTTCTATTTCAGAGCTGCTAACTGTCTtcataaacatgctgctcattCTCAACGCCATTGTTGTTGATGGAGCAACAGCAACATGGTGTGTGGCAAGGAGTGATGCAAGTGCACAGGCTCTGCAAACGGCATTGGACTATGCATGTAGCACTGGTGCCGATTGCACACCTCTTCAATCTGATGGTCTTTGTTTTCTTCCAAACACCATTCAAGCCCATGCTTCGTATGCTTTCAATAGCTATTACCAGCGCAAGTCTATGGCTCCTGGTAGCTGTGACTTTTCTGGGACTGCCACTGTTGCTCAAACCGATCcaa GTTATGGATCTTGTATGTACCCATCTTCTtcaag CAATGCAGGAGGGACAACACCAACCACAGGAGCAAATAATCCTAACTCTCCAGTgattccaacaacaacaacaaccccaACAACAACACCGTTCATTGGCAATGGTGGTGCAGGTGGATTCACACCAGGAATGACCCCAAATATCCCGGACACCGACAATTCAAAAGCATCAGGGGATTTAATGTCCCCAAGAAACTTAATGACAATCTCATTTTTACTTGTTATATCAATTACTATCTTAAAACCCATGTATGTCTTTTTTTGTTGA
- the LOC107422506 gene encoding ubiquitin carboxyl-terminal hydrolase 2, translating into MGKKVKKKSRAPQKEKRVTNHTSKKVPQPSNPNVEPADDGVSVVKEKKPCPHIEKGVDYSKLSAKFALPEPVRCEDCREGVVDRRAAKGKGKHGKKKGSGSVDSKSELKAIWVCLECGHFSCGGIGLPTSSQCHAVRHVRQTRHPLVIHFEKPQLRWCFPCNTLVTTEKVEENGETKDVFSDIVKLIKGHVSQTQESAVNVEDVWFGSGSVTTEIKSVSNVTSDLDGNAGYMVRGLVNLGNTCFFNSIMQNLLAMDRLRDYFLKLDLSAGPLTIALKKLFVETKPEAGVKNVVNPRSFFGCVCTKAPQFRGYQQHDSHELLRCLLDGLSTEELGFRKQMNSSEENENSSKGASSFVEAVFGGQVSSTVRCTECGHSSTVYEPFLDLSLPVPTKKPPSKKAQPTSRAKKTKLPPKKSGKNRPKLYKSADSISAPSTSNEVSCEPQSGSGGPSTVAEEKESVLQNFSAVQESVSELVFQDAAEQAPALLDDSTWMDYLDAETVTDGNNLTSQNTDISNVQDLENKDALKSEVPIQCGSESSTQVFSLNEEVDVKPETSSVNSWEDDVPLQVQSSEVLLLPYLETSMTMEPEEVEASSSNVGGGQEDFEGFGDLFNEPEVAAGPVAGPSLGDEVAETGFMAGNSSESDPDEVDDSDSPVSVESCLTHFTKPELLSNDNAWHCENCSKTLQQQKLEAMKKQLKTAPKSLTNGCVARIQSDMILDKDLSPADVRNLSNGNIKDAAEFKKPEIICSSQNSKTIENGQTDENNPLVSRGEDGIQEQSNASDCYNTSQESFGDQAIDSCVDESSSPGNHGSAEILNDEISPKIVKVKRDATKRVFINKAPPILTIHLKRFSQDARGRLSKLNGHVKFREVIDLKPYMDARCIDEEKYDYRLVGVVEHLGTMRGGHYVAFIRGAEKSGGNAVKENVGSTWFHASDAYVRQTSLEEVLRCEAYILFYEKI; encoded by the exons ATGGGGAAGAAAGTTAAGAAGAAGAGTCGAGCTCCTCAGAAGGAGAAACGTGTTACGAATCATACCTCTAAAAAAGTTCCCCAACCGAGCAACCCTAATGTTGAACCAGCTGATGATGGAGTTTCAgtagtaaaagagaaaaaaccttGTCCACATATTGAAAAAGGTGTTGATTATAGTAAACTGTCTGCTAAATTTGCACTTCCAGAACCAGTTAGGTGTGAAGATTGTAGGGAAGGTGTGGTTGATCGAAGAGCGGCTAAGGGAAAGGGTAAACATGGGAAGAAAAAAGGGAGCGGTTCGGTGGACTCAAAATCTGAGTTAAAAGCCATTTGGGTTTGCTTGGAGTGCGGACATTTTTCCTGTGGAGGGATTGGACTTCCGACTAGCTCTCAATGCCATGCAGTTAGGCATGTTAGGCAAACTCGTCACCCATTAGTTATCCATTTCGAAAAGCCTCAGTTGCGATGGTGCTTCCCATGCAACACACTTGTTACAACtgaaaaagtggaagaaaatGGTGAAACTAAAGATGTATTTTCAGATATTGTGAAATTGATAAAAGGGCATGTATCACAGACACAGGAGTCGGCAGTGAATGTTGAGGATGTTTGGTTTGGAAGTGGCAGTGTTACAACAGAAATTAAATCAGTTAGCAACGTAACAAGTGATTTGGATGGAAACGCTGGTTATATGGTGAGAGGCCTGGTTAATCTTGGGAATACttgtttcttcaattcaatCATGCAAAACCTTCTAGCCATGGATAGGTTGCGGGATTACTTCCTGAAGTTGGATTTATCTGCTGGACCTCTGACTATTGCCTTGAAGAAGCTCTTTGTTGAAACAAAACCAGAGGCAGGTGTGAAAAATGTTGTAAATCCTAGATCATTTTTTGGGTGTGTTTGTACCAAGGCTCCCCAATTTAGGGGATATCAACAACATGACAGTCATGAATTGCTTCGTTGCTTACTGGATGGATTGTCCACAGAGGAGTTGGGTTTCAGGAAACAAATGAATTCTTCAGAAGAAAATGAGAATTCTTCCAAGGGAGCATCTAGTTTTGTGGAGGCCGTATTTGGGGGCCAAGTATCAAGTACTGTTCGTTGCACTGAATGTGGCCATTCCTCAACAGTGTACGAGCCATTTTTAGATTTATCACTGCCAGTTCCAACTAAAAAGCCCCCATCTAAAAAGGCACAGCCAACCTCTCGAGCAAAGAAAACTAAGCTGCCACCAAAGAAAAGTGGCAAGAATAGACCTAAACTTTACAAAAGTGCAGATTCCATTTCAGCTCCTTCAACTAGCAATGAAGTTTCTTGTGAGCCACAGTCTGGATCCGGTGGCCCGTCTACTGTTGCTGAAGAAAAAGAATCAGTGTTACAGAATTTTTCAGCTGTCCAAGAATCTGTTAGTGAACTAGTGTTTCAGGATGCTGCAGAACAAGCACCTGCTTTGTTGGATGATTCTACATGGATGGATTATCTTGATGCAGAAACTGTGACAGATGGCAATAACTTGACTTCACAAAACACTGATATTTCAAATGTTCAGGATTTGGAAAACAAGGATGCATTAAAAAGTGAGGTCCCAATACAGTGTGGATCTGAATCAAGTACGCAGGTATTCTCACTCAATGAGGAGGTGGATGTAAAACCTGAGACTTCTTCAGTTAATTCTTGGGAGGATGATGTACCATTACAGGTTCAAAGTTCTGAAGTTTTGTTGCTTCCATACCTGGAAACTTCTATGACAATGGAGCCAGAAGAAGTCGAGGCTTCCTCATCAAATGTGGGGGGTGGACAAGAAGATTTTGAGGGCTTTGGTGACTTATTCAATGAGCCTGAGGTTGCCGCTGGACCAGTTGCAGGGCCTTCTTTGGGTGATGAGGTTGCAGAAACTGGTTTTATGGCAGGAAATAGCAGCGAGTCTGATCCAGATGAAGTTGATGATTCAGATTCCCCAGTATCTGTAGAAAGTTGTTTGACCCATTTCACAAAGCCAGAGCTCCTCTCCAATGACAATGCTTGGCATTGTGAAAACTGTTCCAAAACTCTTCAACAGCAAAAGTTGGAAGCAATGAAGAAGCAGTTAAAGACTGCACCCAAAAGTTTGACTAATGGATGTGTGGCTAGAATCCAAAGTGACATGATTTTAGATAAGGACCTTTCCCCTGCAGATGTCAGAAACCTTAGTAATGGCAATATAAAAGATGCTGCTGAATTTAAAAAGCCTGAAATTATATGCTCAAgtcaaaattccaaaactatTGAGAATGGTCAAACAGATGAGAATAATCCTCTTGTTTCTCGAGGGGAAGATGGAATTCAAGAGCAATCAAATGCTTCAGATTGCTATAACACCAGTCAGGAAAGTTTTGGTGATCAAGCAATAGATTCCTGTGTTGATGAGTCTAGTAGTCCTGGAAACCATGGATCTGCtgaaattttaaatgatgaGATTAGCCCTAAAATTGTGAAGGTGAAGAGGGATGCAACTAAGAGGGTTTTTATTAATAAAGCTCCACCTATTTTGACCATTCACCTAAAGAGATTCAGCCAAGATGCTCGTGGTCGCTTAAGTAAATTGAATGGCCATGTCAAATTCAGAGAAGTAATTGATCTTAAACCTTATATGGATGCCAG GTGCATAGATGAGGAGAAATATGATTACCGCCTAGTTGGGGTTGTGGAGCACTTGGGGACCATGAGAGGGGGCCACTATGTTGCTTTTATAAGAGGGGCCGAGAAGAGTGGAGGGAATGCCGTGAAAGAAAATGTTGGTTCTACATGGTTTCATGCTAGTGATGCTTATGTGCGTCAGACCTCCTTGGAGGAGGTTCTTCGCTGTGAGGCCTACATCTTATTCTATGAAAAAATTTGA